A single Comamonas sp. NLF-1-9 DNA region contains:
- a CDS encoding ABC transporter permease, protein MAHHFPSRADARPPGALLLGWRALRRDLRAGELRLLMLAVLLAVAALSAVGFFADRLQGSLQRDAVQLLGGDAVIVSDQATPEAFVREAQALGLAGVQTLSFPTMARADDAQGGASRLVALKSVQAGYPLRGQMQTAPDTQQPGQPTADIPAPGEVWVDAPLLGALELAVGDGLWLGEARLMIARVITLEPDRGSGFMSFAPRVLMNAADLPATALVQPASRITWRYAVAGAPRAAVRYAAWAEQQAKAAGVRGVRVETLASGRPEMRQTLERAQQFLNLVALLAALLAAVAVALAARAFAAQHLDGAALLRVLGLAQRRIAGAYVLEFALAGVLASAAGVALGWGVHWVFVWLLGALVPAGLPPASAWPALLGLGVGLTLLAAFGLPPVLQLARVPPLRVIRRDVGAIKPASAAVLLLGVAGFAALLLIVSRDWRLGLIAVGGFAGAVLLFALLAWLAVGALRLAVHEGRAPRWLVLATRQIAARPAYAVVQVSSLAVGLLALVLLVLLRTDLIASWQQATPADAPDRFVINIQPDQAADFRAVLAEAGVQRYDWYPMFRGRLAAINSRPVSAADYADERARGLVEREFNLSHTSEPPAHNPIVAGRWTPGEAGAVSVEEGIAKTLGLKLGDLLRFDIAGMDSEVRITSVRKVDWATMRANFFVLYPLAAMPELPITYLAAYRAPDVAGFDNALVRRFPNVTNVDMSAALAQVQAVLAQVVRAVEFLFAFTLAAGLLVLFAAVTATREARTREFAIMRALGARARLLRQVQRAELLGVGLLAGLLASAVAMLLGALLAFKVFDFAWTAPPWIPLAGAVAGALLAWLAGWWGLREVLRRPVVQTLRAAAL, encoded by the coding sequence ATGGCACACCACTTCCCCTCCCGGGCCGACGCCCGTCCCCCCGGCGCCCTGCTGCTGGGCTGGCGCGCGCTGCGCCGCGACCTGCGCGCGGGCGAGCTGCGCCTGCTGATGCTCGCCGTGCTGCTGGCGGTGGCCGCGCTCAGCGCCGTCGGATTCTTTGCCGACCGGCTGCAAGGCAGCCTGCAGCGCGACGCAGTGCAGCTGCTCGGCGGCGACGCGGTGATCGTGAGCGACCAGGCCACGCCCGAGGCCTTCGTGCGCGAGGCGCAGGCCTTGGGGCTTGCGGGCGTGCAGACGCTGAGCTTTCCGACCATGGCGCGCGCCGACGACGCCCAGGGCGGCGCCAGCCGCCTGGTGGCGCTCAAGAGCGTGCAGGCCGGCTACCCCTTGCGCGGCCAGATGCAGACCGCGCCCGACACGCAGCAGCCCGGCCAGCCGACCGCCGACATTCCCGCACCCGGCGAGGTCTGGGTCGACGCGCCGCTGCTGGGCGCGCTGGAACTGGCCGTGGGCGATGGGCTGTGGCTGGGCGAGGCGCGCCTCATGATTGCGCGCGTCATCACGCTGGAGCCCGACCGCGGCAGCGGCTTCATGAGTTTTGCGCCGCGCGTGCTGATGAACGCCGCAGACCTGCCGGCCACGGCCCTGGTCCAGCCCGCGAGCCGCATCACCTGGCGCTATGCGGTGGCCGGCGCGCCGCGCGCCGCCGTGCGCTACGCCGCCTGGGCCGAGCAGCAGGCAAAGGCCGCCGGCGTGCGCGGGGTGCGCGTGGAGACGCTTGCCAGCGGGCGCCCCGAGATGCGCCAGACGCTGGAGCGCGCGCAGCAGTTTCTGAACCTGGTGGCCTTGCTGGCGGCGCTGCTGGCGGCCGTGGCGGTGGCGCTGGCCGCGCGCGCCTTTGCCGCCCAGCACCTGGACGGCGCGGCGCTGCTGCGCGTACTCGGTCTGGCGCAGCGGCGCATCGCCGGCGCATACGTGCTGGAGTTCGCGCTCGCCGGCGTGCTGGCAAGTGCTGCCGGCGTGGCGCTGGGCTGGGGCGTGCACTGGGTCTTCGTCTGGCTGCTCGGCGCACTGGTGCCCGCGGGCCTGCCGCCGGCCAGCGCCTGGCCGGCGCTGCTGGGTCTGGGCGTGGGGCTGACACTGCTGGCCGCCTTTGGCCTGCCGCCGGTGCTGCAACTGGCGCGCGTGCCGCCGCTGCGCGTGATACGCCGCGACGTGGGCGCGATCAAGCCGGCTTCGGCCGCGGTGCTGCTGCTGGGCGTGGCGGGGTTTGCCGCGCTCTTGCTCATCGTCAGCCGCGACTGGCGCCTGGGGCTGATCGCGGTCGGCGGTTTTGCCGGCGCGGTGCTGCTGTTTGCGCTGCTCGCCTGGCTGGCGGTGGGGGCCTTGCGCCTTGCGGTGCACGAGGGCCGCGCGCCGCGCTGGCTGGTGCTGGCCACGCGCCAGATCGCCGCGCGCCCGGCCTATGCGGTGGTGCAGGTCAGCAGCCTGGCCGTGGGGCTGCTGGCGCTGGTGCTGCTGGTGCTGCTGCGCACCGACCTGATCGCCAGTTGGCAGCAGGCCACGCCCGCCGATGCGCCCGACCGCTTCGTCATCAACATCCAGCCCGACCAGGCGGCAGACTTTCGCGCCGTGCTGGCCGAGGCCGGCGTGCAGCGCTACGACTGGTACCCGATGTTTCGCGGTCGGCTGGCGGCCATCAACAGCCGGCCGGTGAGCGCCGCCGACTATGCCGACGAGCGCGCCCGCGGGCTGGTGGAGCGCGAATTCAACCTCTCGCACACGAGCGAGCCGCCGGCGCACAACCCCATCGTCGCGGGGCGCTGGACGCCGGGCGAGGCGGGCGCGGTCAGCGTGGAAGAGGGCATTGCCAAGACCCTGGGCCTGAAGCTGGGCGACCTGCTGCGCTTTGACATAGCCGGCATGGACAGCGAGGTGCGCATCACCAGCGTGCGCAAGGTGGACTGGGCGACGATGCGCGCCAACTTCTTCGTGCTCTACCCGCTGGCGGCCATGCCCGAGCTGCCCATCACCTACCTGGCCGCCTACCGCGCGCCGGACGTGGCGGGCTTTGACAACGCGCTGGTGCGCCGCTTTCCCAACGTCACCAACGTGGACATGAGCGCGGCGCTGGCGCAGGTGCAGGCGGTGCTGGCGCAGGTGGTGCGCGCGGTGGAGTTCCTGTTTGCCTTCACGCTCGCGGCTGGACTGCTGGTGCTGTTTGCCGCGGTGACGGCCACACGCGAAGCAAGGACAAGGGAATTTGCCATCATGCGGGCGCTGGGTGCGCGCGCGCGCCTGCTGCGCCAGGTGCAGCGCGCCGAATTGCTCGGCGTGGGCCTGCTCGCCGGGCTGCTGGCCAGCGCGGTGGCCATGCTGCTGGGCGCGCTGCTGGCGTTCAAGGTGTTCGACTTTGCCTGGACCGCGCCGCCCTGGATACCGCTGGCCGGCGCCGTGGCCGGTGCGCTGCTGGCCTGGCTGGCGGGCTGGTGGGGGCTGCGCGAGGTGTTGCGCCGCCCGGTGGTGCAAACCCTGCGCGCGGCCGCGCTGTAG
- a CDS encoding EamA family transporter codes for MSSSGQWFYWALASAGFAALTAIFAKLGVSGINADLATWVRTVVVLLVLSAFVLATGQWSNPLALPGKSWLFLVLSALATGASWVCYFRALQLGDASKVAPVDKFSVVLVALFALLFLGERPALRDWAGIALVASGVLVLSLKR; via the coding sequence ATGAGCAGCTCGGGCCAGTGGTTTTACTGGGCGCTGGCCTCGGCCGGCTTTGCCGCGCTCACCGCCATCTTCGCCAAGCTCGGGGTGAGCGGCATCAACGCAGACCTGGCCACCTGGGTGCGCACCGTGGTGGTGCTGCTGGTGCTCAGCGCCTTCGTGCTGGCTACCGGCCAGTGGAGCAACCCGCTGGCGCTGCCGGGCAAGAGCTGGCTCTTCCTGGTGCTCTCGGCGCTGGCCACGGGCGCTTCCTGGGTCTGCTACTTCCGGGCGCTGCAACTGGGCGACGCCTCGAAGGTCGCGCCGGTGGACAAGTTCAGCGTGGTGCTGGTGGCGCTGTTTGCGCTGCTCTTCCTCGGGGAGCGACCGGCGCTGCGCGACTGGGCCGGCATTGCCCTGGTTGCGTCCGGGGTGCTGGTGCTCTCACTGAAAAGATAG
- a CDS encoding RNA polymerase sigma factor, with protein sequence MATDSAAVRAPQAPAPSIAGADAGDAELVAHALAGRRHAFEAIMRRHNQLLFRTARAILKNDAEAEEVVQDGYLQAWRALGTFRAEARLSTWLVRIVANAALARLRRSHGQVIPLDAAMQIPDAQVQAHFTADADLQPERTAMREELRQILEERIDRLPDIYRAVFVLRAVQELSVAEVAHALGLPEPTVRTRFFRARSLLREGLASEIDLTLGQAFAFDGERCDRLVEHTLRRATHEGLITAA encoded by the coding sequence ATGGCTACTGACTCCGCCGCAGTGCGCGCGCCGCAAGCGCCTGCGCCGTCCATCGCCGGCGCCGATGCCGGCGACGCGGAACTGGTTGCGCATGCGCTGGCCGGCCGACGCCACGCGTTTGAAGCCATCATGCGCCGGCACAACCAGTTGCTGTTTCGCACCGCGCGCGCCATCCTCAAGAACGACGCCGAGGCCGAGGAGGTCGTGCAAGACGGCTACCTGCAGGCCTGGCGCGCGCTGGGCACGTTTCGTGCCGAGGCGCGCCTGTCCACCTGGCTGGTGCGCATCGTGGCCAATGCGGCGCTGGCGCGCCTGCGCCGAAGCCACGGCCAGGTCATTCCGCTGGACGCGGCCATGCAGATCCCGGACGCCCAGGTGCAGGCGCACTTCACGGCCGATGCGGATCTGCAACCGGAAAGAACTGCCATGCGAGAAGAATTGCGCCAGATCCTGGAAGAGCGCATAGACCGGCTACCCGACATCTACCGCGCCGTCTTCGTGCTGCGCGCGGTGCAGGAGCTCAGCGTGGCCGAAGTGGCGCACGCGCTGGGCCTGCCCGAGCCCACGGTGCGCACGCGCTTCTTTCGCGCGCGCAGCCTGCTGCGTGAAGGCCTGGCAAGCGAAATCGACCTGACGCTGGGCCAGGCCTTCGCCTTTGACGGCGAGCGCTGCGACCGCCTCGTCGAGCACACGCTGCGCCGCGCCACGCACGAAGGGCTGATCACCGCAGCCTGA
- a CDS encoding LemA family protein, with protein sequence MTQTGWAMLALLAVVLVWAVAAYNRLVVLRNRIANAFGQIDVQLKRRHDLVPNLVEVARGYLKHEASTLQAVIQARAQAMGAADAARAAPGDAARIGALAQAEGLLGGSLGRLMVLTENYPELKADATMRELSEELTSTENRIGFARQAYNDQALEFNDAARQFPALIVARLFGFGTAPMLRSTQGPAEREVPRVQF encoded by the coding sequence ATGACGCAGACGGGATGGGCAATGCTGGCGCTGCTGGCGGTGGTCTTGGTCTGGGCGGTGGCCGCCTACAACCGGCTGGTGGTGCTGCGAAACCGCATAGCCAACGCCTTCGGGCAGATCGACGTGCAGCTCAAGCGCCGCCACGACCTCGTGCCCAATCTGGTGGAGGTAGCGCGCGGCTACCTCAAGCACGAGGCTTCGACGCTGCAAGCGGTGATCCAGGCGCGCGCGCAGGCCATGGGCGCGGCCGACGCGGCGCGTGCCGCACCCGGCGACGCGGCGCGCATCGGGGCGCTGGCCCAGGCCGAAGGGCTGCTTGGCGGCAGCCTGGGGCGGCTGATGGTGCTGACGGAAAACTACCCCGAGCTCAAGGCGGACGCCACGATGCGCGAGCTCTCCGAAGAGCTGACCAGCACCGAAAACCGCATCGGCTTTGCGCGCCAGGCCTACAACGACCAGGCGCTGGAATTCAACGACGCGGCCCGGCAATTTCCCGCGCTCATCGTCGCGCGCCTGTTCGGATTTGGCACCGCGCCCATGCTGCGCTCGACCCAGGGGCCGGCCGAGCGCGAGGTGCCGCGGGTGCAGTTCTAG
- a CDS encoding ferredoxin--NADP reductase produces the protein MTTQTVHLKSKNEVAQGTKAFHFDKPAGFTFRPGQALDLILSSAGADPNSSDVRHAFSIVSAPHEDELVVTTRMRASKFKNALDGLPLGAAVELDGPFGSLTLHKKTERAGVLIAGGIGVTPFMSMLRHAAHEGSAQPLRLLYSNRRPEDCAFLDELQQLERLNPHFKLLATMTEMEKSSQPWSGATGLVDAAFIRRAIEGLPAPVFYVSGPPAMVQAMREMLEQAGVDEDDVRSEEFYGY, from the coding sequence ATGACGACACAAACGGTGCATCTGAAATCGAAAAACGAAGTCGCCCAAGGCACCAAGGCGTTTCACTTCGACAAACCCGCAGGGTTCACGTTTCGGCCCGGCCAGGCGCTGGACCTGATCCTGAGCAGCGCGGGCGCCGACCCCAACAGCTCGGACGTGCGCCATGCGTTTTCCATCGTCAGCGCGCCGCACGAGGACGAGCTCGTGGTCACCACGCGCATGCGCGCGAGCAAGTTCAAGAACGCGCTGGACGGCTTGCCTCTGGGCGCAGCCGTCGAGCTGGACGGGCCCTTTGGTTCGCTGACCCTGCACAAGAAGACAGAGCGCGCGGGCGTGCTGATTGCGGGCGGCATAGGCGTGACGCCCTTCATGAGCATGCTGCGCCACGCGGCGCATGAAGGCAGTGCCCAGCCGCTGCGGCTGCTCTACTCCAACCGCCGGCCCGAGGACTGCGCCTTCCTGGACGAGCTGCAGCAGCTTGAGCGGCTAAACCCGCACTTCAAACTGCTGGCGACGATGACCGAGATGGAAAAATCCAGCCAGCCCTGGAGCGGCGCCACCGGCCTCGTCGACGCGGCCTTCATCCGCCGGGCGATCGAAGGCCTGCCCGCACCGGTGTTCTACGTCTCGGGCCCGCCCGCGATGGTGCAAGCCATGCGCGAAATGCTGGAGCAGGCCGGCGTGGACGAGGACGACGTGCGCAGCGAGGAGTTCTATGGCTACTGA
- a CDS encoding M48 family metalloprotease, with protein MKFWDRQDAARAQTRRLLLAFALALGLLLLGVHLALALAWVLMAWMLPVHLPFPAGFLVTNVGVSLMLVLGGWWIETSNLRGGGLKLARRIGAREARPGVSHAEQRLCNVVDELCVAAQMPRPQVMVMPRADAINAFAAGWDASDAVVAVSQGALDYLDREELQGMVAHELSHLHEGDTRLNMQLIGMVYGLELIYHFGDTVRDRGGLAWWFGSAIMLAGSAGWLAGRLLKAAVSRQREHLADARAVQWTRSRDGLGQVLRKVMTQRAQAERGRRSLMQDYGGLAHPALQHLLLVQAPDERRWMQRLDSHPPLKDRVRAIYGHPMPPLPVRPLPAAPEPPAQRQAAPAGALPLAAQFDPFARSRQAG; from the coding sequence ATGAAGTTCTGGGACCGGCAAGACGCCGCGCGCGCGCAGACGCGCCGCCTGCTGCTGGCGTTTGCGCTGGCGCTGGGGTTGCTGTTGCTGGGCGTGCACCTGGCGCTGGCGCTGGCCTGGGTGCTCATGGCCTGGATGCTGCCCGTGCACCTGCCGTTTCCCGCAGGTTTTCTGGTCACCAACGTGGGCGTGTCGCTGATGCTGGTGCTGGGCGGCTGGTGGATTGAAACCTCCAACCTGCGCGGCGGCGGCCTCAAGCTCGCCCGGCGCATCGGCGCGCGCGAGGCGCGCCCAGGTGTCTCGCATGCCGAGCAGCGCCTGTGCAACGTGGTCGACGAGCTGTGCGTCGCCGCCCAGATGCCGCGCCCGCAGGTCATGGTGATGCCGCGCGCCGACGCCATCAACGCTTTTGCCGCCGGCTGGGACGCGAGCGACGCGGTCGTCGCCGTCAGCCAGGGCGCACTGGACTATCTCGACCGTGAAGAACTGCAAGGCATGGTGGCGCACGAACTCAGCCATCTGCACGAGGGCGACACGCGGCTGAACATGCAGCTCATCGGCATGGTCTACGGGCTGGAGCTGATCTACCACTTTGGCGACACGGTGCGCGACCGCGGCGGCCTGGCCTGGTGGTTTGGCAGCGCCATCATGCTCGCGGGCAGCGCCGGCTGGCTGGCCGGGCGCCTGCTGAAGGCGGCGGTGTCGCGCCAGCGCGAGCACCTGGCGGACGCGCGCGCGGTGCAGTGGACGCGCTCGCGCGACGGCCTGGGCCAGGTGCTGCGCAAGGTGATGACGCAGCGCGCGCAGGCCGAGCGCGGCCGGCGCTCGCTGATGCAGGACTACGGCGGCCTGGCGCACCCCGCGCTGCAGCATCTGCTGCTGGTGCAGGCGCCCGACGAGCGCCGCTGGATGCAGCGCCTGGACAGCCACCCGCCGCTCAAGGACCGGGTGCGCGCCATCTACGGCCATCCCATGCCGCCGCTGCCGGTGCGCCCGCTGCCGGCCGCGCCCGAGCCGCCCGCCCAGCGCCAGGCCGCGCCCGCCGGCGCGCTGCCGCTGGCCGCGCAGTTCGACCCGTTTGCACGCAGCAGGCAGGCCGGATGA